In one Silene latifolia isolate original U9 population chromosome 10, ASM4854445v1, whole genome shotgun sequence genomic region, the following are encoded:
- the LOC141607221 gene encoding protein FAR1-RELATED SEQUENCE 5-like — translation MSTSDATTSSSTNNNFKTSRTRIETLNALQYIPFCPEEKKPKVGQVFEILESAELFYKKYCTIYGFTPRLATTKRIKGNELPNNFALRNVVCNRQDISRVRPITKIDCRALVQFKYQENGTYNVTRFDEAHNHPLASPESTILLKGNRKMTEVQKQFVTKVKVLKLGGVKAYRGWKELCGGYDNIGATEIDFKNFVRDIKTYIGNFDVQMFVENLIGKKGTCSSFYFDFIVDENKCLAVVFWADPICIKNYMMFGEVLSADATYGTNKYDMVFVPFTGVDHHKRCITLELG, via the exons atgagtacaagtgatgcaactacgtCTTCTTCTACAAATAACAACTTTAAAACGTCAAGAACAAGAATTGAAACATTAAATGCACTCCAGTACATTCCATTCTGTCCAGAGGAAAAGAAACCTAAAGTAGGACAAGTATTCGAAATACTAGAATCAGCAGAGTTATTCTACAAAAAATATTGTACAATCTATGGGTTTACGCCAAGACTTGCAACAACAAAAAGGATTAAAGGCAATGAGTTACCAAACAACTTTGCATTAAGGAATGTTGTCTGCAATAGGCAAG ACATAAGCCGTGTGAGGCCGATTACAAAAATTGACTGTCGTGCATTAGTGCAGTTCAAATACCAAGAAAATGGAACTTATAATGTTACTAGATTCGATGAAGCCCATAACCATCCACTTGCTTCGCCTGAATCTACAATATTGTTGAAAGGAAACCGAAAAATGACAGAGGTACAGAAACAATTTGTaacaaaggtaaaggtgctaAAACTAGGTGGTGTGAAAGCTTATAGAGGTTGGAAGGAGCTGTGTGGAGGTTACGACAACATTGGTGCTACTGAGATTGATTTCAAAAACTTTGTCAGGGACATAAAAACCTACATTGGTAATTTTGATGTGCAAATGTTTGTTGAGAATCTTATTGGGAAAAAAGGCACATGCagttcattttactttgattttatagTAGATGAAAACAAGTGCCTAGCTGTAGTGTTTTGGGCAGATCCGATCTGCATTAAGAACTACATGATGTTCGGTGAGGTGTTATCAGCAGATGCTACATATggaacaaacaagtacgatatggtgTTTGTGCCTTTCACAGGAGTTGATCACCACAAAAGGTGCATAACTTTGGAGCTGGGTTGA